From the genome of Variovorax sp. RA8, one region includes:
- the infA gene encoding translation initiation factor IF-1, translating into MPKEELIEMNGAVTEVLPDSRYRVTLDNGHQLIAYSGGKMRKHHIRILAGDKVSLELSPYDLTKGRITFRHLERRGPPPTGGNNGPRR; encoded by the coding sequence ATGCCCAAGGAAGAACTGATCGAAATGAACGGTGCAGTCACCGAAGTGCTGCCCGACTCCCGCTACCGCGTGACCCTGGACAACGGTCATCAACTGATCGCCTACAGCGGCGGCAAGATGCGCAAGCACCACATCCGCATCCTGGCCGGCGACAAGGTGTCGCTGGAGCTCTCGCCCTACGACCTGACCAAGGGCCGCATCACGTTCCGGCACCTGGAACGCCGTGGCCCACCGCCGACCGGCGGCAACAACGGCCCGCGCCGCTGA
- a CDS encoding biotin--[acetyl-CoA-carboxylase] ligase, with amino-acid sequence MAAPWFEEEIAAAVSPLLPGLAVEVVDEIDSTSSELMRRARDGRAQPVLLVAQRQTAGRGRMGRPWQSAQDARQPASLTFSLGLPLMPRDWSGLSLAVGVSVAESLDPSNQARVALKWPNDLWVEDRKLGGILIETALPQDGTAERYLVIGIGINIGAREATGMSVAPAWIAQWRPEATAPQLLREIVPTLVAHVLLFGERGFVPFAERFAARDVLRGREVQLSDGSAGRCAGVGWGGELLVQTPAGLKTITSAEVSVRPAPLNG; translated from the coding sequence ATGGCCGCCCCCTGGTTCGAAGAGGAGATCGCCGCCGCCGTATCCCCCCTGCTGCCGGGGCTGGCGGTCGAGGTCGTCGATGAGATCGACTCGACCAGCAGCGAGCTGATGCGGCGCGCCCGGGACGGCCGCGCGCAGCCGGTGCTGCTGGTCGCCCAGCGGCAGACCGCCGGCCGCGGCCGCATGGGCCGGCCCTGGCAGAGCGCGCAGGATGCGCGCCAGCCCGCCTCGCTCACCTTCTCGCTGGGCCTGCCGCTGATGCCGCGGGACTGGTCGGGGCTTTCGCTCGCGGTCGGCGTCAGCGTGGCGGAGAGCCTGGACCCATCGAACCAGGCGCGCGTCGCGCTCAAGTGGCCCAACGACCTCTGGGTCGAGGACCGCAAGCTCGGCGGCATCCTGATCGAGACCGCCCTGCCCCAGGACGGCACGGCCGAGCGCTACCTGGTGATCGGCATCGGCATCAACATCGGCGCGCGCGAGGCCACGGGCATGAGCGTTGCGCCGGCCTGGATCGCGCAATGGCGCCCCGAGGCCACCGCCCCCCAGCTGCTGCGCGAGATCGTGCCGACGCTGGTGGCGCACGTGCTGCTGTTCGGCGAGCGGGGCTTCGTGCCCTTCGCCGAGCGCTTCGCCGCGCGGGACGTCCTGCGCGGCCGCGAGGTGCAGCTCAGCGACGGCAGCGCCGGCCGTTGCGCCGGCGTCGGCTGGGGCGGCGAACTGCTGGTGCAGACGCCGGCGGGCTTGAAGACCATCACCAGTGCCGAGGTCAGCGTGCGGCCGGCGCCGCTGAACGGCTGA
- a CDS encoding SET domain-containing protein, with amino-acid sequence MPSKSPTTGGRRIQTRRSGVHGNGVFAVQDIAEGETLIEYKGELISWKEALRRHPHDPSQPNHTFYFHIDDERVIDGGVKGNAARWINHSCEPNCEADEHKGRIFIKALRNIAAGEELSYDYGLIIDEPMTRKLKAEFPCWCGSDLCRGTLLATQEDGNKDKKKKKKSKKAKKAGKKDDKH; translated from the coding sequence ATGCCTTCCAAATCCCCCACAACCGGCGGTCGCCGCATCCAGACGCGACGCTCCGGCGTTCACGGCAATGGCGTGTTTGCCGTGCAGGACATCGCGGAAGGCGAGACGCTGATCGAGTACAAGGGCGAGCTGATCTCCTGGAAGGAGGCGCTCCGGCGCCATCCGCACGATCCGTCCCAGCCCAACCACACCTTCTACTTCCATATCGATGACGAGCGTGTGATCGATGGCGGGGTGAAAGGCAATGCCGCCCGCTGGATCAACCACTCCTGCGAGCCCAATTGCGAGGCCGACGAGCACAAGGGGCGGATCTTCATCAAGGCGCTGCGCAACATTGCGGCCGGCGAGGAGCTCAGCTACGACTACGGCCTGATCATCGACGAGCCCATGACGAGGAAACTCAAGGCAGAGTTCCCCTGCTGGTGTGGTTCCGACCTGTGCCGCGGCACCCTGCTCGCGACCCAGGAGGACGGAAATAAGGACAAGAAGAAGAAAAAAAAGAGCAAGAAGGCGAAGAAAGCCGGGAAGAAGGACGACAAGCACTGA
- a CDS encoding sugar phosphate isomerase/epimerase family protein codes for MKTIQGPAIFLAQFAGDGAPFDSLDAIAGWAAGLGYEGVQIPSWDARLFDLRLAADSRTYCEEVQGTLARHGIRITELSTHLQGQLVAVHPAYDAGFDGFAAPEVRNDPVKRQAWAVEQLHLAAKASANLGLTAHATFSGALAWPYFYSWPPRPPGLIEEAFDELARRWLPILNAFDDAGVDVCYEIHPGEDLHDGVSYEMFLERVGRHPRACLLYDPSHFVLQQLDYLAYIDHYHERIKIFHVKDAEFNPTGKQGVYGGFQPWIDRAGRFRSLGDGQVDFGAIFSKMAAYDFPGWAVLEWECCLKHPEDGAREGAKFIADHIIRVADRAFDDFAAGAVDSAANRRMLGIRS; via the coding sequence ATGAAGACCATCCAGGGCCCCGCCATCTTCCTGGCCCAGTTCGCGGGCGACGGCGCCCCCTTCGATTCGCTCGACGCCATCGCCGGCTGGGCCGCCGGCCTTGGCTACGAGGGCGTGCAGATCCCGAGCTGGGACGCCCGGCTCTTCGACCTGCGCCTGGCCGCGGACAGCAGGACCTACTGCGAGGAGGTGCAGGGCACGCTCGCGCGGCACGGTATCCGGATCACCGAGCTCTCGACCCACCTGCAAGGCCAGCTGGTGGCGGTGCACCCGGCCTACGACGCGGGCTTCGACGGCTTCGCGGCCCCCGAGGTGCGCAACGACCCGGTGAAGCGCCAGGCCTGGGCCGTGGAGCAGTTGCACCTCGCGGCCAAGGCTTCGGCGAACCTCGGACTCACGGCGCACGCCACCTTTTCGGGAGCGCTGGCCTGGCCCTACTTCTATTCCTGGCCGCCACGCCCGCCCGGGCTGATCGAGGAGGCCTTCGACGAACTGGCGCGGCGCTGGCTGCCGATCCTCAACGCCTTCGACGATGCCGGCGTCGATGTCTGCTACGAAATCCATCCGGGCGAGGACCTGCACGACGGCGTGAGCTACGAGATGTTCCTGGAGCGCGTGGGCCGGCATCCGCGCGCCTGCCTGCTCTACGACCCCAGCCACTTCGTGCTGCAGCAGCTCGATTACCTCGCATACATCGACCACTACCACGAGCGCATCAAGATCTTCCATGTGAAGGATGCGGAGTTCAACCCGACCGGCAAGCAGGGCGTGTACGGCGGCTTCCAGCCGTGGATTGACCGGGCCGGACGCTTCCGCTCCCTGGGCGACGGCCAGGTCGACTTCGGCGCCATCTTCTCGAAGATGGCGGCCTACGACTTCCCCGGCTGGGCGGTGCTGGAATGGGAATGCTGCCTCAAGCACCCGGAGGACGGGGCGCGCGAGGGCGCGAAGTTCATCGCCGACCACATCATCCGCGTGGCCGACCGGGCCTTCGACGATTTCGCGGCCGGCGCCGTCGACAGCGCCGCCAACCGCCGGATGCTGGGCATCCGCAGCTGA
- a CDS encoding MarR family winged helix-turn-helix transcriptional regulator yields MTDPTFPIDPDAWRQTHLGRLLGHAMRRFDERVLALMAHDADVPLALSNLAARAQVSAAHIHITRHLSSDGSRLTELAERAGMTKQAMGALVDQCEAWGLVTRGPDERDARARRVLFTADGLAWLEAFRKAVAQAEREFRASVGDEIATVVSIGLEAYAAA; encoded by the coding sequence GTGACAGACCCCACATTTCCGATCGACCCCGACGCGTGGCGCCAGACCCACCTGGGCCGTCTGCTGGGCCACGCCATGCGCCGCTTTGACGAGCGCGTGCTTGCGTTGATGGCGCACGATGCCGACGTGCCCCTTGCGCTGTCGAACCTCGCGGCGCGCGCGCAGGTGAGCGCGGCGCACATCCACATCACGCGCCATCTATCGAGCGATGGCTCGCGCCTGACCGAACTCGCCGAGCGCGCGGGCATGACCAAGCAAGCCATGGGCGCGCTGGTCGACCAGTGCGAGGCCTGGGGTCTGGTGACGCGCGGCCCCGATGAGCGCGATGCGCGCGCCCGGCGCGTGCTGTTCACCGCCGACGGCCTGGCCTGGCTGGAGGCCTTCCGCAAGGCGGTGGCGCAGGCCGAGCGCGAGTTCCGCGCCAGCGTCGGCGACGAGATCGCCACCGTGGTTTCCATCGGACTCGAAGCCTATGCGGCCGCCTAG
- a CDS encoding DNA topoisomerase III: MMKTLVIAEKPSVAQDIVRALTPVAGKFDKHEEHFENEHYVVTSAVGHLVEIQAPEEFDVKRGKWSFANLPVIPPRFDLKPVDKTKTRLNAVVKQAKRKDVTQLINACDAGREGELIFRLIEQYAGGKAPLGKPVKRLWLQSMTPQAIREGFEQLRTEQQMQGLADAARSRSEADWLVGINGTRAMTAFNSRDGGFFLTTVGRVQTPTLSVVVEREEKIRKFVSRDYWEVHGSFVAEAGTYPGKWFDPAWKKPPPGPDGLADPEQRADRVWNEREAREIAEAARGKPASVTEESKPTTTASPLLFDLTSLQREANSRFGYSAKTTLALAQSLYERHKALTYPRTDSRALPEDYLPVVKQTMGMLANSGMKHLAPFARQALDDNYVKPSKRIFDNAKVSDHFAIIPTLQAPSGLSDAEQKLYDFVVRRFLSVFFPSAEYQVTTRISTVEQGGKKYPFRTDGKVLVKPGWLAIYGKEAQDDEKEDDKDGKRLVPVKPGEIVRVDSAELKALKTRPPARYSEATLLGAMEGAGKTIDDDELREAMQEKGLGTPATRAAIIEGLLAEKYILREGRELIPTAKAFQLMTLLRGLGVEELSKAELTGEWEYKLAQMEHGKLSRAAFMREIAQMTEHIVKKAKEYDRDTVPGDYATLSTPCPNCGGVVKENYRRYACTGKPGQEGCGFSFGKSPAGRTFEVAEAEQLLRDKHIGPLEGFRSKAGWPFTSEIILKYDEEAKNWKLEFDFGDDKNAETGEIVDFSDQHSLGPCPKCGARVFENASNYVCEKSVPTEAQPTPSCDFKTGKIILQQPIERAQIEKLLATGKTDLLDKFVSMRTRRSFKAFLAWNAEEGKVSFEFEPRDSKFPARKSFGKAPPAAAKKTASPAKAKAPAAKKAAAPKAPRKPAAGLKPSGALAAVIGAEPVARTEVIKKLWDYIKAHGLQDAANKRAINADAKLRPVFGKDQVTMFEIAGIVGKHLS, translated from the coding sequence TTGATGAAGACTTTGGTAATTGCAGAGAAGCCGTCGGTGGCGCAGGACATCGTGCGCGCGCTCACGCCGGTGGCCGGCAAGTTCGACAAGCACGAGGAACATTTCGAGAACGAACACTACGTGGTGACCAGCGCCGTCGGCCACCTCGTCGAGATCCAGGCGCCGGAGGAGTTCGACGTCAAGCGGGGCAAGTGGAGCTTCGCCAACCTGCCGGTGATCCCGCCGCGCTTCGACCTGAAGCCGGTGGACAAGACCAAGACCCGGCTCAACGCGGTGGTGAAGCAGGCCAAGCGCAAGGACGTGACGCAGCTCATCAACGCCTGCGACGCGGGCCGCGAGGGCGAGCTGATCTTTCGCCTGATCGAGCAGTACGCGGGCGGCAAGGCGCCGCTGGGCAAGCCGGTCAAGCGCCTGTGGCTGCAATCGATGACGCCGCAGGCGATCCGCGAAGGCTTCGAGCAGTTGCGCACCGAGCAGCAGATGCAGGGCCTGGCAGATGCCGCTCGCTCGCGCTCGGAGGCCGACTGGCTGGTCGGCATCAACGGCACCCGGGCCATGACCGCGTTCAACTCGCGCGACGGCGGCTTCTTCCTCACCACGGTGGGGCGGGTGCAGACGCCCACGCTGTCGGTGGTGGTGGAGCGCGAGGAGAAGATCCGCAAGTTCGTGAGCCGCGACTACTGGGAAGTGCACGGCAGCTTCGTGGCCGAGGCGGGCACCTACCCCGGCAAGTGGTTCGACCCGGCGTGGAAGAAGCCGCCGCCCGGACCCGACGGCCTGGCCGATCCCGAGCAGCGTGCCGATCGCGTCTGGAACGAACGCGAAGCCAGGGAAATCGCCGAAGCCGCACGCGGCAAGCCGGCCAGCGTCACCGAGGAAAGCAAGCCCACCACCACCGCCTCGCCCCTGCTGTTCGACCTGACCTCGCTGCAGCGCGAGGCCAACAGCCGCTTCGGCTACAGCGCCAAGACCACGCTTGCGCTGGCGCAAAGCCTCTACGAGCGCCACAAGGCGCTGACCTACCCGCGGACCGACTCGCGCGCGCTGCCCGAGGACTACTTGCCGGTGGTCAAGCAGACCATGGGCATGCTCGCCAACAGCGGCATGAAGCACCTTGCGCCCTTCGCCAGGCAGGCGCTGGACGACAACTACGTGAAGCCTTCGAAGCGCATCTTCGACAACGCCAAGGTCAGCGACCACTTTGCGATCATTCCCACGCTGCAGGCGCCCAGTGGCCTGTCGGACGCCGAGCAGAAGCTCTACGACTTCGTGGTGCGGCGCTTCCTCTCGGTGTTCTTCCCGAGCGCCGAGTACCAGGTCACCACGCGCATCAGCACGGTGGAGCAGGGCGGCAAGAAGTACCCCTTCCGTACCGACGGCAAGGTGCTGGTGAAGCCGGGCTGGCTCGCGATCTACGGCAAGGAAGCCCAGGACGACGAGAAGGAAGACGACAAGGACGGCAAGCGCCTCGTGCCGGTCAAGCCCGGCGAGATCGTGCGGGTCGACTCGGCGGAGCTCAAGGCCCTCAAGACCCGCCCGCCGGCGCGCTACTCCGAAGCCACGCTGCTCGGCGCGATGGAAGGCGCCGGCAAGACCATCGACGACGACGAGCTGCGCGAAGCCATGCAGGAAAAAGGCCTGGGCACGCCGGCCACGCGCGCCGCGATCATCGAAGGGCTGTTGGCCGAGAAGTACATCCTGCGCGAAGGCCGCGAGCTGATCCCGACCGCCAAGGCCTTCCAGCTCATGACGCTCCTGCGCGGCCTGGGCGTGGAGGAGCTGTCCAAGGCCGAGCTCACCGGCGAGTGGGAGTACAAGCTCGCGCAGATGGAGCACGGCAAGCTCAGCCGCGCCGCCTTCATGCGAGAGATCGCCCAGATGACGGAGCACATCGTCAAGAAGGCCAAGGAATACGACCGCGATACCGTGCCGGGGGACTATGCGACGCTGTCCACGCCGTGCCCGAACTGCGGCGGCGTGGTGAAGGAGAACTACCGCCGCTATGCCTGCACCGGCAAGCCGGGGCAGGAAGGCTGCGGCTTCTCCTTCGGCAAGTCCCCGGCCGGGCGCACCTTCGAGGTGGCGGAGGCCGAGCAACTGCTGCGCGACAAGCACATCGGCCCGCTGGAAGGCTTCCGCTCCAAGGCCGGCTGGCCCTTCACCTCCGAGATCATCCTCAAGTACGACGAGGAGGCGAAGAACTGGAAGCTGGAGTTCGACTTCGGCGACGACAAGAACGCCGAGACCGGCGAGATCGTCGATTTCAGCGACCAGCACTCGCTGGGCCCGTGTCCGAAGTGCGGTGCGCGCGTGTTCGAGAACGCCAGCAACTACGTCTGCGAGAAGTCGGTGCCCACCGAGGCCCAGCCGACGCCGAGCTGCGACTTCAAGACCGGCAAGATCATCCTGCAGCAGCCGATCGAGCGCGCGCAGATCGAGAAGCTGCTGGCCACCGGCAAGACCGACCTGCTGGACAAGTTCGTCTCGATGCGCACGCGGCGGTCCTTCAAGGCCTTCCTGGCCTGGAATGCCGAGGAAGGCAAGGTGAGCTTCGAGTTCGAGCCGCGCGACAGCAAGTTCCCGGCGCGCAAGAGCTTTGGCAAGGCGCCGCCGGCGGCCGCGAAGAAGACCGCTTCACCGGCCAAGGCGAAGGCGCCCGCGGCGAAGAAGGCCGCCGCACCCAAGGCGCCGCGCAAGCCGGCGGCAGGCCTCAAGCCGAGCGGCGCCCTGGCGGCGGTGATCGGCGCGGAACCTGTGGCGCGCACCGAGGTCATCAAGAAGCTGTGGGACTACATCAAGGCCCACGGCCTGCAGGACGCGGCCAACAAGCGGGCCATCAACGCCGACGCCAAGCTCAGGCCGGTGTTCGGCAAGGACCAGGTGACCATGTTCGAGATCGCAGGGATCGTGGGCAAGCACCTGAGCTGA
- a CDS encoding gamma-glutamyl-gamma-aminobutyrate hydrolase family protein → MPQTVSGRLKIGLSACFSHADPARSLFTNKTLQYVEQSITHWLMSAGAMVVMVPCPTGETARGDTKLSHYAEWLDGVVMHGGADVWPGSYGEVPLKDAWVGDRVRDLYDLALVEAFEEAGKPIFGVCRGLQLINVAFGGTLYQDIEAQHPNALRHRDPVTYDQNFHEIGFAPGSRLAKLYPGIERARVNSIHHQGVKDLAPGFEVEAWSIPDRVPEAIRRKDGRGRSYIAATQWHPEFHKYGSTETVDDTPILEDFLWACATAKVSPRGPLRTAPGRIRNRAARLLRQALLMR, encoded by the coding sequence ATGCCACAAACCGTTTCCGGCCGATTGAAGATCGGCCTGTCCGCCTGCTTTTCCCACGCCGACCCGGCGCGCTCGCTGTTCACCAACAAGACGCTGCAGTACGTCGAGCAGTCGATCACCCACTGGCTGATGTCGGCCGGCGCGATGGTGGTGATGGTGCCCTGCCCCACCGGCGAGACGGCGCGCGGCGACACCAAGCTCTCGCACTACGCGGAGTGGCTCGACGGCGTGGTGATGCACGGCGGCGCGGACGTCTGGCCCGGCAGCTACGGTGAGGTGCCGCTGAAGGACGCCTGGGTCGGGGACCGTGTCCGCGACCTCTACGACCTCGCGCTGGTGGAAGCCTTCGAGGAGGCCGGCAAGCCCATCTTCGGCGTGTGCCGCGGCCTGCAGCTCATCAACGTGGCCTTCGGCGGCACGCTCTATCAGGACATCGAGGCGCAGCATCCCAACGCGCTGCGGCACCGCGACCCGGTGACCTACGACCAGAACTTCCACGAGATCGGCTTCGCGCCCGGCTCGCGGCTGGCGAAGCTTTATCCGGGTATCGAACGCGCGCGCGTCAACAGCATCCACCATCAGGGCGTGAAGGACCTCGCGCCCGGCTTCGAGGTCGAGGCCTGGAGCATTCCCGACCGCGTACCCGAAGCCATTCGCCGCAAGGACGGGCGCGGCCGCAGCTACATCGCCGCCACCCAGTGGCATCCGGAATTCCACAAGTACGGCAGTACCGAGACGGTGGACGACACGCCCATCCTGGAAGACTTCCTCTGGGCCTGCGCGACCGCGAAGGTGAGCCCCAGGGGACCGCTGCGCACCGCCCCGGGCCGCATCCGCAACCGCGCCGCGCGGCTGCTGCGCCAGGCGCTGCTGATGCGCTAG
- a CDS encoding response regulator, with translation MRILIAEDDQVLADALLRSLRTSGSAVDHVATGSQADAALMTNSEFDLLILDLGLPNMHGLDILKRLRARGSQLPVLVLTAADSVEERVKGLDYGADDYMAKPFSLQELEARVRALTRRGMGATSNSIKHGPLVYDQAGRVATIDGKMIELSARELGLLEVLLQRAGRLVSKDQLVERLCEWGEEVSLNAIEVYIHRLRKKIEKGPIHIATVRGLGYCLEKIP, from the coding sequence ATGCGAATACTGATTGCGGAAGACGACCAGGTGCTGGCCGATGCGCTGCTGCGCAGCCTGCGCACCTCGGGCTCGGCGGTGGACCACGTGGCCACCGGCTCGCAAGCCGATGCCGCGCTGATGACCAACAGCGAATTCGACCTGCTGATCCTCGACCTGGGCCTGCCCAACATGCACGGCCTCGACATCCTCAAGCGCCTGCGCGCCCGCGGCTCGCAGCTGCCGGTGCTGGTGCTGACCGCCGCCGACAGCGTGGAGGAGAGAGTCAAGGGCCTGGACTACGGCGCCGACGATTACATGGCCAAGCCCTTCTCGCTGCAGGAGCTCGAGGCGCGCGTGCGGGCGCTCACCCGGCGCGGCATGGGCGCCACGAGCAATTCCATCAAGCACGGCCCGCTGGTCTACGACCAGGCCGGCCGGGTGGCGACCATCGACGGCAAGATGATCGAGCTGTCGGCGCGCGAGCTGGGCCTGCTAGAGGTGCTCCTGCAGCGCGCTGGCCGGCTGGTGAGCAAGGACCAGCTGGTCGAGCGCTTGTGCGAATGGGGCGAAGAGGTAAGCCTCAACGCGATCGAGGTCTACATCCACCGTTTGCGCAAGAAGATCGAGAAGGGCCCGATCCACATCGCCACCGTGCGCGGCCTCGGCTACTGCCTCGAAAAAATCCCCTGA
- a CDS encoding S1C family serine protease, with the protein MKDPASSRRLQMLVAWVFWLLLLAAMPMALAASPPRPDAYSAQVQALQRAGDAVVALRVTATEGASSVDSLGARRSGSGVVIGPDGLILTIGYLLLEAETIEVITQDDRTLPARQVAYDLATGFGLLRPLVPLRGIAPVPLVGVAGLSPGEPLLVATGSNSGTEVGFTRLLAVRPFSGYWEYHIESALFTSPPVPNHSGAPLFNRNGELLGIGSLFVLEAAEGQEQRVIPGNMFVPVELLRPVLDEMQATGRSSASIRPWLGLSSSERDGHVQIVRVDRQGPALAAGLQPGDVVLEVDGIQVATLEAFYKQLWKRPVPDAEVELTVQQGTETRKVRIHAVDRMKTLRKPAGI; encoded by the coding sequence ATGAAAGATCCAGCGTCGTCCCGGCGGCTTCAGATGCTCGTCGCCTGGGTCTTCTGGCTGCTCCTGCTGGCTGCAATGCCGATGGCCCTGGCCGCCTCGCCGCCCCGGCCCGACGCCTACTCCGCCCAGGTGCAGGCGCTGCAGCGCGCGGGCGACGCGGTGGTAGCGCTGCGCGTCACCGCGACCGAGGGGGCGAGCTCGGTCGACAGCCTGGGCGCGCGGCGCTCCGGCTCCGGCGTGGTGATCGGGCCCGACGGGCTGATCCTCACCATCGGCTACCTGCTGCTCGAGGCCGAGACCATCGAGGTCATCACGCAGGACGATCGCACCCTGCCCGCGCGCCAGGTCGCTTACGACCTCGCGACCGGCTTCGGCCTGCTGCGGCCGTTGGTACCCTTGCGGGGCATCGCGCCGGTGCCCTTGGTGGGCGTGGCCGGCCTGAGCCCAGGCGAGCCCCTGCTGGTCGCCACCGGCAGCAACAGCGGCACCGAAGTGGGCTTCACCCGGCTGCTGGCCGTGCGGCCCTTCTCGGGCTACTGGGAGTACCACATCGAGTCGGCCCTGTTCACCAGTCCTCCGGTGCCCAACCACAGCGGGGCTCCGCTTTTCAACCGCAACGGCGAGCTGCTGGGCATCGGCAGCCTGTTCGTGCTGGAGGCGGCGGAGGGCCAGGAGCAGCGGGTGATCCCGGGCAACATGTTCGTGCCGGTCGAGCTGCTGCGGCCCGTGCTGGACGAGATGCAGGCTACCGGCCGCAGCAGTGCCAGCATCCGGCCCTGGCTGGGCCTGTCGTCGTCGGAGCGCGACGGCCATGTGCAGATCGTGCGCGTCGACCGCCAGGGACCCGCGCTGGCAGCCGGGCTCCAGCCGGGGGACGTGGTGCTGGAGGTGGACGGCATCCAGGTGGCCACGCTCGAGGCCTTCTACAAGCAGCTCTGGAAGCGCCCGGTGCCTGACGCCGAAGTGGAGCTCACGGTGCAGCAGGGCACGGAGACGCGCAAGGTGCGCATCCATGCGGTGGACCGCATGAAGACGCTGCGCAAGCCCGCCGGGATATGA
- a CDS encoding sporulation protein, protein MRLRALVVLLLLANLLYFAWARGGLALFGAVPARLGQREPERLSQQIRPQLLQIRKDESPAPASSRP, encoded by the coding sequence ATGCGACTGCGCGCGCTCGTCGTCCTTCTGCTGCTGGCGAACCTGCTCTACTTCGCCTGGGCGCGCGGCGGGCTCGCCCTGTTCGGCGCCGTCCCCGCGCGCCTGGGCCAGCGCGAGCCGGAGCGGCTGAGCCAGCAGATCCGTCCGCAGCTGCTGCAGATCCGCAAGGACGAAAGCCCTGCCCCCGCCAGCTCCCGCCCTTAG
- a CDS encoding sensor histidine kinase: MKLFQRAQRSLFGEILDWMLTPLLLLVPVSIGVTWLVAQGIANAPFDRTLDYNIRALAKLVDATLHGEGFVLSPSAREILSAHDADHVYFQLQDGDGRLLAGEPDLPHPNTDDLPTPGVVYLHNGDIHGQPVRVASLWIAGSTPEAPPALLQLAETREKQSVLATEIIKGVLLPQFAILPLAVLLIWLALVRGIKPLSVIEARIRERRPGDLSPLDESSVPLEVVPLVLSVNELLNKLNDSIGTQKRFLADAAHQLKTPLAGLRMQADLAQREGANADELKQSLKQIGRASVRATHTVNQLLSLARAEGSGAAVARQPCDLAKLTIEVVREAVPRAIEKRIDLGYDGAEAGAPGVVLEGNPTLLKELVRNLVDNAINYTPSAPGRPGVITARVLGDPFGRIIVLQVEDNGPGIAESERELVFEPFYRVLGNEADGSGLGLPIVLEIARQHYATVVLEDARPGQQPPGARFSLRFDANERGQA; the protein is encoded by the coding sequence GTGAAGCTCTTCCAGCGCGCGCAGCGCTCCCTCTTCGGCGAGATCCTCGATTGGATGCTCACGCCGCTCCTGCTGCTGGTGCCAGTCAGCATCGGCGTGACCTGGCTGGTGGCGCAGGGCATCGCCAATGCGCCCTTCGACCGCACGCTCGACTACAACATCCGCGCGCTGGCCAAGCTGGTGGATGCGACGCTGCACGGCGAGGGCTTCGTGCTGAGCCCTTCGGCGCGCGAGATCCTGAGCGCGCACGACGCGGACCACGTGTACTTCCAGTTGCAGGACGGGGACGGCCGGCTGCTCGCCGGAGAGCCCGACCTGCCGCACCCCAATACCGATGACCTGCCCACGCCGGGCGTGGTCTACCTGCACAACGGGGACATCCACGGCCAGCCGGTGCGCGTGGCCTCGTTGTGGATCGCCGGCAGCACGCCCGAAGCGCCACCGGCCCTGCTGCAGCTGGCCGAGACGCGCGAGAAGCAATCGGTGCTCGCCACCGAGATCATCAAGGGCGTGCTGCTGCCGCAGTTCGCGATCCTGCCGCTGGCGGTGCTGCTGATCTGGCTGGCGCTGGTGCGCGGCATCAAGCCGCTGTCGGTGATCGAGGCTCGCATCCGCGAGCGCCGCCCCGGCGACCTGAGCCCGCTGGACGAGTCCTCGGTGCCGCTCGAGGTGGTGCCGCTGGTGCTGTCGGTCAACGAGCTGTTGAACAAGCTCAACGACTCCATCGGCACGCAGAAGCGCTTCCTGGCGGATGCGGCGCACCAGCTCAAGACGCCGCTCGCGGGGTTGCGCATGCAGGCCGATCTGGCGCAGCGCGAGGGCGCCAATGCCGACGAGCTCAAGCAATCGCTCAAGCAGATCGGCCGGGCGAGCGTGCGCGCCACGCACACGGTGAACCAGCTGCTCTCGCTGGCACGCGCCGAGGGCAGCGGCGCGGCTGTGGCGCGCCAGCCCTGCGACCTGGCGAAGCTCACCATCGAGGTGGTGCGCGAGGCCGTGCCGCGCGCCATCGAGAAGCGCATCGACCTGGGCTACGACGGGGCCGAGGCGGGTGCGCCGGGCGTGGTGCTCGAAGGCAATCCCACGCTGCTGAAGGAGCTGGTGCGCAACCTCGTGGACAACGCGATCAACTACACGCCCTCGGCGCCCGGCCGGCCGGGCGTGATCACCGCGCGCGTGCTGGGCGACCCCTTCGGCCGCATCATCGTGCTGCAGGTGGAGGACAACGGCCCAGGCATTGCAGAGAGCGAGCGCGAGCTGGTGTTCGAGCCCTTCTACCGGGTCCTCGGCAATGAGGCCGACGGCTCGGGCCTGGGCCTGCCGATCGTGCTCGAGATCGCGCGGCAGCACTATGCGACGGTGGTTCTGGAAGACGCACGCCCCGGCCAGCAGCCGCCCGGCGCGCGCTTCAGCCTGCGCTTCGACGCCAACGAGCGGGGGCAGGCCTAA